A region from the Corticium candelabrum chromosome 14, ooCorCand1.1, whole genome shotgun sequence genome encodes:
- the LOC134189851 gene encoding uncharacterized protein LOC134189851 gives MAMQVSERTVFRVHRQVNIEGDVHSPAKKDKKSGSGPAQQETDNFQEGVIRRRIHRFYTDRELPTMDKLILALQQDIDYSYSKQTLLKTVKKMGFKYTTRNKKTALYEQHRIIAARHHYLRQIEKYRDEGRSIVYLDETWFNAHHILERCWTDYDGKGGLRVPSGKGGKLIILHAGWKEGWISNADLVFRGKKGTGDYHQEMSTAHFMEWFRERLIPNLPATSVIVLDNAKYHNSVVEKIPTKRSTKKDMIQYLDSHEIPYDKKLLKAETFMLIKARNPASQYLTDVFANLHSHDVLRLPVRHCELNPIELIWAQVKGYAASHNKDFTMVGIEPLAREGITQVTAEK, from the coding sequence ATGGCGATGCAGGTATCTGAACGCACTGTATTCAGAGTTCATCGCCAAGTAAACATTGAAGGAGATGTGCATAGTCCcgcaaagaaagacaagaagtCTGGTTCAGGTCCTGCCCAACAGGAGACTGACAACTTTCAAGAAGGAGTCATTCGTCGTAGAATTCACCGGttctacacagacagagaactcCCAACGATGGATAAACTGATTTTAGCTCTACAACAAGACATAGATTActcatacagcaaacaaacacttctgaaaacagtcaagaaaatgGGCTTCAAATATACAACacgcaacaagaaaacagcgTTGTACGAACAACACAGAATTATTGCTGCTCGTCATCACTATCTCAGACAAATAGAGAAGTACAGAGATGAGGGAAGATCAATAGTGTATCTAGACGAGACATGGTTCAACGCGCACCATATCTTGGAACGATGCTGGACTGACTACGACGGCAAAGGAGGTTTGAGAGTCCCATCAGGAAAAGGTGGAAAACTCATTATTCTCCATGCAGGGTGGAAAGAGGGTTGGATTTCTAATGCTGACCTAGTTTTCAGAGGAAAGAAAGGCACCGGTGACTACCATCAGGAAATGAGCACGGCCCACTTTATGGAGTGGTTCAGAGAGAGGTTGATTCCAAACCTTCCAGCAACTTCTGTTATTGTTCTTGACAATGCCAAGTATCATAATAGCGTTGTTGAGAAAATCCCGACAAAACGCAGCACAAAAAAGGACATGATCCAGTATCTGGACTCGCATGAAATCCCATACGACAAGAAACTGTTAAAAGCAGAGACGTTCATGTTAATAAAAGCAAGAAACCCGGCTTCGCAGTACCTGACTGACGTCTTCGCTAATCTGCACAGTCATGACGTTCTGAGATTGCCTGTCCGTCACTGCGAGTTGAACCCGATCGAGCTGATCTGGGCACAAGTCAAGGGCTATGCGGCATCTCATAACAAGGATTTCACCATGGTGGGAATTGAGCCGCTTGCAAGAGAAGGCATTACGCAGGTTACAGCTGAGAAATGA
- the LOC134189645 gene encoding MFS-type transporter SLC18B1-like, whose translation MLKRSFGTLGNRLIYCCRTCFSHRSTDHQTVPVRHHRRHVLILLTFITCMTNASFCILFPFYPQEAAERQGVDNQEKTPSADVGFVLSASSLAYFVFALFSGQWIDSVGAKPIIVWGTIALGASTVVFGFLALTSDYLLFIWLSFIVSVLQGLAGAVAETACFALACREFPDSVGMAVGVLEQGIGVGMMLASPLGGALYSLDGFYLPFCCLGLILLACAALTVIVIDSEPEETRTMRSQPPVNILLLAKDFQISLSASCGVSSAALLGFLDAGLAAYLDNRFELTPAKIGMVFVLSRGLYAFLAPFVGKASDSCGARHILGSGLLVCWIGFFLMVSTNDFWVFVTSQAVIGLGIAMASIPCFADIIAILSSAGHKDSVAVSGVISGVLSASFAMGEGIGSLIGGKLGESLGFIGTGMVFGLVMFFHWITYLTFAICFRPSEVKIGDAESKWEVVNHIDV comes from the coding sequence ATGCTGAAACGTAGCTTTGGAACGCTTGGCAATCGTCTTATTTACTGCTGTCGTACATGTTTTTCTCATAGAAGCACCGATCATCAGACGGTTCCCGTTCGACATCATCGTCGACATGTTTTGATATTGTTGACGTTTATAACGTGTATGACAAATGCCTCGTTTTGCATTCTTTTTCCTTTCTATCCCCAAGAAGCAGCCGAGAGGCAGGGGGTTGACAATCAAGAGAAAACACCAAGCGCTGACGTCGGCTTTGTGTTGAGCGCAAGCTCCCTTGCGTACTTTGTCTTCGCTCTCTTCAGTGGACAATGGATTGATTCTGTGGGAGCAAAACCTATTATAGTGTGGGGAACTATTGCTTTAGGTGCTTCTACTGTTGTGTTCGGATTTCTAGCGCTTACTTCAGACTACCTTTTATTCATATGGCTGTCttttattgtttctgttttacAAGGTTTGGCTGGAGCTGTTGCAGAGACGGCCTGCTTCGCTCTCGCTTGTCGGGAGTTTCCTGACAGCGTTGGAATGGCTGTTGGAGTGCTGGAACAAGGTATAGGAGTTGGAATGATGCTTGCATCTCCTCTAGGTGGTGCTCTCTACAGCTTGGACGGCTTTTATTTACCATTCTGTTGTTTGGGGTTGATTCTATTAGCTTGTGCAGCTTTAACGGTTATTGTCATTGACAGTGAGCCTGAAGAAACTcggacaatgaggtcacaacCTCCAGTGAATATTTTGTTGTTAGCAAAGGATTTTCAAATTTCATTGTCTGCAAGTTGTGGAGTCAGCTCAGCAGCTTTATTAGGATTTCTTGATGCAGGGTTGGCAGCCTACTTGGATAACAGATTTGAATTGACACCTGCCAAGATAGGGATGGTATTTGTATTGAGTAGAGGCTTATATGCCTTTTTGGCTCCCTTTGTTGGGAAAGCATCAGACAGCTGTGGTGCAAGGCATATTCTAGGTTCTGGATTATTAGTCTGTTGGATTGGTTTCTTTCTTATGGTCAGCACTAATGACTTTTGGGTATTTGTAACATCCCAGGCTGTGATTGGTTTGGGAATTGCAATGGCGTCCATACCTTGTTTTGCTGACATCATAGCTATTCTATCATCGGCAGGTCACAAGGATTCGGTTGCAGTTAGTGGAGTCATTTCGGGAGTGTTATCTGCATCATTTGCAATGGGAGAAGGGATTGGTTCTCTCATTGGTGGAAAACTGGGGGAATCACTAGGATTTATTGGTACTGGTATGGTGTTTGGTTTGGTGATGTTCTTCCACTGGATAACATATCTCACATTTGCAATCTGTTTCCGGCCATCTGAAGTGAAGATAGGTGATGCGGAATCAAAATGGGAAGTTGTTAATCACATTGATGTTTAA
- the LOC134189852 gene encoding uncharacterized protein LOC134189852 encodes MAGERNSVRAYAPDTIKQAIEYVEVQGLSYRQASARAGCAATTLFKHKHQRVKYTSVGRPTALTPLEEKVIARCIISLGSFGHPPTRDMVGSVIKKYFDDSGMQNPFPSGFPGKKWWKNFFTRWPSLSERKPEHLTIQRAKAGSTEVVDKFFSNLEKILQEEGLLTLPYSELGRRLWNCDETGLCTSVTSKKVIVRKGQKDVYEIGTGSGRDNITVLACESAIGECVLPYVVYKAKTTNPSWMQGGPHGCMFSVSNSGWMESAQFSEWFIQMFLPATKLLRLTAPVVLLLDGHGSHVTLELVTEAAKQNTIIICLPPHTTHILQPLDVSVFKSVKHVWARLLKEFKSEKFEAVVSKRSFPSLLSQLWKESFFPEHLVSGFRATGIHPLNRSIIREDKLKPSEAYSGTSIEQPLSATPVTERVTGIFKKHFQTIQETKANVKGSRLQPGYYGEALTSEAAIERLKQREMQKSKAKSKSKQQVKKTVAKSPHIDQSESTCQGCGAHYDKDTKQEQKH; translated from the coding sequence ATGGCTGGAGAGCGCAATTCTGTTAGAGCGTATGCGCCAGACACGATAAAGCAAGCAATAGAGTATGTAGAAGTGCAGGGATTGTCATACCGACAAGCATCAGCAAGAGCTGGTTGTGCCGCCACCACCctattcaaacacaaacaccagaGAGTCAAGTACACCAGCGTTGGACGTCCTACTGCCCTCACTCCTCTAGAAGAGAAGGTTATTGCTCGATGCATTATAAGCCTTGGAAGTTTTGGCCATCCACCAACTCGTGACATGGTTGGCAGTGTCATCAAAAAATACTTCGATGACTCTGGCATGCAGAATCCATTTCCTAGTGGCTTCCCAGGCAAGAAATGGTGGAAGAATTTTTTCACAAGATGGCCAAGTTTGAGTGAGCGAAAACCAGAGCACTTGACCATCCAGCGTGCAAAAGCAGGATCGACTGAAGTAGTGGATAAATTCTTTTCCAATCTAGAAAAGATCTTGCAAGAGGAGGGTCTCCTGACTCTACCATACAGTGAATTGGGGAGACGTctgtggaactgtgatgaGACTGGACTATGTACATCTGTTACATCAAAAAAAGTAATAGTACGAAAAGGCCAAAAAGATGTCTATGAGATTGGCACGGGTTCTGGCCGTGATAACATCACAGTTCTTGCTTGTGAATCTGCGATAGGAGAATGCGTCTTGCCATATGTTGTCTATAAGGCCAAGACTACAAATCCTAGCTGGATGCAAGGTGGTCCCCACGGTTGCATGTTCAGTGTCAGCAACTCAGGATGGATGGAAAGCGCTCAGTTCTCTGAATGGTTCATTCAGATGTTTTTACCAGCAACAAAGCTTCTTCGACTGACAGCTCCTGTTGTTTTACTTCTTGATGGCCATGGCTCTCATGTCACGTTAGAGCTAGTAACAGAAGCTGCAAAACAGAATACTATCATCATTTGTCTACCACCCCATACAACACACATCCTTCAACCACTAGATGTCTCTGTTTTCAAATCTGTAAAGCATGTGTGGGCACGACTTTTGAAAGAATTCAAAAGTGAAAAGTTTGAGGCTGTGGTCTCTAAACGTAGTTTTCCATCCTTGTTGAGTCAGCTGTGGAAAGAGAGCTTTTTTCCTGAGCACTTAGTAAGTGGATTTCGTGCCACTGGCATCCACCCCCTTAACAGAAGCATAATTAGAGAAGATAAGCTAAAGCCATCGGAAGCCTACTCAGGTACATCTATAGAACAACCCTTGTCAGCTACTCCTGTAACAGAACGTGTCACAGGAATTTTTAAGAAACACTTCCAAACAATTCAAGAGACAAAAGCTAATGTGAAAGGAAGTAGATTACAACCAGGCTACTATGGTGAAGCGCTAACAAGCGAAGCAGCTATTGAAAGACTAAAGCAGCGAGAAATGCAAAAGTCAAAGGCTAAGTCTAAGTCTAAACAGCAAGTAAAGAAAACAGTAGCAAAAAGTCCTCACATTGATCAGTCTGAGAGCACATGTCAAGGCTGTGGTGCACACTATGACAAGGACACCAAACAGGAGCAGAAACATTAG